A window from Drosophila yakuba strain Tai18E2 chromosome 3L, Prin_Dyak_Tai18E2_2.1, whole genome shotgun sequence encodes these proteins:
- the LOC6534792 gene encoding tribbles, which translates to MDNSSGQNSRTASSAASTSKIVNYSSPASPAVVSSSSSSSSGSGSGMSSSQEDTVLGLFTPKKEFPNAKMLQTIREKLMTPGGACDLLALGIAAEPTDQQPVKLIQQRYLISAQPSHISAAVAAKTPASYRHLVDLTASNLRCVDIFTGEQYLCRIVNEPLHKVQRAYFQLQQHDEELRRSTIYGHPLIRPVHDIIPLSKDRTYILIAPVPQERDSTGGVTGVYENLHTYIRHERRLCETEARAIFHQICQTVQVCHRNGIILRDLKLKRFYFIDEARTKLQYESLEGSMILEGEDDTLSDKIGCPLYTAPELLCPQPTYKGKPADMWSLGVILYTMLVGQYPFYEKANCNLITVIRHGNVQIPMTLSKSVRWLLLSLLRKDFTERMTASHIFLTPWLREQRPFHMYLPVNVEVADDWSDAEEEDDGTATDAMDENEEGLCPLGDKHEYEDIGVEPLDYTRSTLQMAQNVNGLSTEPEPDTDVDMG; encoded by the exons ATGGATAACAGTAGCGGCCAAAACAGCAGAACGGCGTCATCAGCGGCGTCCACCAGCAAAATAGTCAACTATTCGTCACCAGCCTCGCCAGCAGTCGtctcctcatcatcatcatccagcagcggcagcggcagcggcatGAGTAGTAGCCAGGAGGACACCGTACTGGGATTATTTACCCCCAAAAAGGAGTTCCCCAATGCCAAGATGCTGCAGACCATACGGGAGAAGCTTATGACGCCCGGCGGAGCCTGTGACCTTCTGGCTCTGGGTATCGCCGCGGAACCCACGGACCAGCAGCCCGTCAAGCTCATCCAACAGCGTTATCTGATCAGCGCCCAGCCTAGTCACATATCGGCCGCCGTGGCCGCCAAGACGCCCGCCTCGTATCGCCACTTGGTCGATCTCACCGCCTCCAATCTGCGCTGCGTGGACATCTTCACCGGGGAGCAGTACCTCTGCCGGATTGTAAACGAACCGCTGCATAAGGTGCAACGTGCCTActtccagctgcagcagcacgACGAGGAGCTGCGCCGAAGCACCATCTATGGCCATCCACTGATCCGACCCGTGCACGATATCATACCGCTGTCCAAGGATCGCACCTACATCCTCATTGCACCCGTTCCCCAGGAGAGGGACTCCACGGGTGGGGTGACCGGGGTGTACGAGAACTTGCACACCTACATCCGCCACGAGAGGCGACTGTGCGAGACGGAGGCGAGGGCCATATTCCACCAGATCTGTCAGACCGTTCAGGTGTGCCACCGCAATGGGATTATCCTCAGGGACCTCAAGCTCAAGCGGTTCTACTTCATCGACGAGGCCAG AACAAAACTGCAGTATGAATCACTGGAAGGCTCAATGATCCTCGAGGGTGAGGACGATACTCTGAGCGACAAGATCGGTTGCCCACTCTACACCGCTCCGGAACTGCTGTGCCCCCAGCCAACTTACAAGGGCAAACCGGCGGACATGTGGTCGCTGGGCGTGATCCTGTACACCATGTTGGTGGGTCAGTATCCGTTTTACGAGAAGGCCAACTGCAACCTTATCACCGTCATACGACACGGAAATGTCCAGATACCCATGACGCTATCCAAATCGGTGCGATGGCTGTTGCTTTCGCTGCTGCGGAAGGATTTCACGGAACGCATGACCGCCAGCCACATCTTCCTGACACCGTGGCTGCGAGAGCAACGCCCCTTCCACATGTACCTGCCTGTCAACGTGGAGGTGGCCGACGACTGGAGCGatgcggaggaggaggacgatgGCACTGCCACCGATGCGATGGATGAGAACGAGGAAGGACTCTGTCCCTTGGGTGACAAGCACGAGTACGAGGACATTGGCGTGGAGCCACTGGATTACACTCGATCCACGCTTCAAATGGCTCAGAATGTTAATGGACTGTCCACGGAACCCGAACCCGATACGGATGTGGACATGGGCTGA
- the LOC6534793 gene encoding F-box/WD repeat-containing protein 4: MMDGPRMSLKDLPIYCLLGIFDYCSEGDLLCLCRADPALEYIIDDHYFNPLAYDLLLCGHRNNPRIEQRNRTRLKNHERIEVSKNWVSGTYFERPYFHHAQMFPTKLCLEADFLYITHAGYLRKYRRSSCDALHRRFDAEICTSTQTDISDFVKKNETIFAGRVCGSCFHYDTDSCMMTEQRMHPANEYLYCVDFVKDLYATSTDHGCRLWQRAQEFGMTHFDQVMNLPHAFRSLELSSDGQWLYGGLYTDDDRRALRAVHVESGEELVFSSNTRSIYDLKLKDDQVIFTANFDTTFRMFDRRIDRDVAIWEDPFDSSFYSLEYDGLHAVLVGTNRHARVNLYDIRMKKYVQLYFPGRTRQHNGLSPVYSLACDSQYMFVATDHNLRVFDFKASCGVRRDYSNINVLTK; the protein is encoded by the exons ATGATGGATGGACCCCGCATGAGTTTGAAGGATCTGCCCATCTACTGCCTGCTTGGCATATTCGATTATTGCTCGGAGGGGGACCTACTGTGCCTGTGCCGGGCGGACCCGGCTCTGGAGTATATTATTGACGACCACTACTTCAACCCACTAGCCTACGATCTTTTGCTTTGTGGCCACCGGAATAACCCAAGGATCGAGCAGAG AAACCGAACACGCCTGAAAAACCATGAACGCATCGAGGTGTCGAAGAACTGGGTTAGTGGCACCTATTTTGAACGCCCCTACTTCCACCATGCCCAGATGTTCCCCACCAAACTGTGCCTGGAGGCCGACTTTCTGTACATTACACATGCAGGCTATTTGCGCAAATACCGACGGTCCAGCTGTGATGCACTGCATCGTCGCTTTGACGCGGAGATCTGTACGTCCACACAGACCGACATCTCTGATTTCGTCAAAAAGAATGAAACCATATTCGCGGGACGCGTTTGCGGATCGTGCTTTCACTACGATACTGATAGCTGTATGATGACGGAGCAGAGGATGCATCCGGCCAACGAGTACTTGTACTGCGTAGACTTTGTCAAGGATCTGTACGCAACCAGCACAGATCACGGCTGCAGACTGTGGCAGCGTGCGCAGGAATTTGGAATGACGCATTTTGATCAGGTGATGAATTTGCCGCACGCCTTTAGGTCCCTGGAACTAAGTTCGGATGGCCAGTGGTTATATGGAGGACTATACACTGACGACGATCGTCGGGCTTTGAGGGCCGTCCACGTAGAAAG TGGCGAGGAATTGGTTTTCAGTTCCAACACAAGGTCCATTTACGACCTGAAATTGAAAGATGACCAGGTAATTTTTACGGCCAACTTCGACACGACGTTTCGGATGTTTGACCGACGCATAGATCGTGATGTAGCTATTTGGGAGGATCCGTTCGACTCCTCCTTTTACTCCTTGGAATACGATGGACTGCATGCGGTGCTGGTCGGCACCAACAGGCATGCACGGGTTAACCTTTACGATATAAGAATGAAGAAGTACGTACAATTATACTTTCCGGGAAGGACGCGGCAGCACAACGGCTTGTCGCCAGTGTATAGCCTCGCCTGTGATAGCCAATATATGTTCGTGGCCACCGATCACAATCTACGTGTCTTTGACTTTAAGGCAAGCTGTGGAGTTCGGAGAGACTACAGCAACATTAATGTACTAACGAAGTGA
- the LOC6534794 gene encoding pantothenate kinase 3 isoform X1, whose amino-acid sequence MKVPTRNSKYSFNLKIFKLHNDKKPTSPSPPTSPVISAKRSSWRASWRSALGSKSKSIATTSDSSGDPIDLEAEPAYFERSRCHSHCHSSCTEPPFPAIQIPQGDELMSMPWFGMDIGGTLTKLVYFEPKDITPDEQDREAGILRNIRRYLTKNSAYGKTGHRDTHLQMDNVEIRKRRGSLHFIRFQTTDMGNFLSLAKQKGMAELVTTVCATGGGAFKFEQDFRDQVNMKLAKFDELDTLIKGILFADLHNRTECYYYENARDILKSEKKQFNFSQPFPFILVNVGSGVSILAVYGPDNYKRISGTSLGGGTFLGLCCLLTGCTSFEEAIQLATKGDNRKVDKLVKDIYGGDYNRFGLPGDLVASSFGQMHLNDKRVSVSREDLANATLVTITNNIGSIARMCALNEKIDRVVFVGNFLRVNPISMKLLAYAMEFWSNGTMKGLFLEHEGYFGALGCLLQFNGELAAALNDGVEHPIHTASDASEVAPTSSSADEPPEKAPTSKHSTR is encoded by the exons atgaaagtcCCCACGCGCAACTCAAAATACTcattcaatttgaaaatattcaaGTTGCATAACGATAAGAAACCGACCAGCCCCAGTCCGCCAACCTCACCTGTGATCTCAGCTAAGCGAAGCTCATGGCGCGCTTCGTGGCGCTCAGCTCTGGGCTCCAAGAGCAAGTCCATCGCAACGACCTCGGATAGCAGCGGAGATCCCATTGATTTGGAGGCGGAACCAGCGTATTTCGAGCGCAGCAGGTGCCATAGCCACTGCCACTCCTCCTGCACCGAACCACCGTTTCCCGCCATCCAAATTCCCCAAGGCGATGAGCTCATGT CGATGCCATGGTTTGGCATGGACATCGGCGGAACCCTCACCAAGTTGGTCTACTTCGAGCCCAAGGACATAACGCCGGATGAGCAGGATCGCGAGGCTGGCATTTTGCGGAACATCCGACGCTACTTGACCAAAAACTCGGCGTACGGCAAAACCGGACATCGTGATACGCACCTACAG ATGGACAATGTGGAGATACGCAAAAGACGTGGCTCCTTGCATTTCATTCGCTTCCAGACCACGGACATGGGCAACTTTCTATCGCTGGCCAAGCAGAAGGGCATGGCCGAGCTGGTGACAACGGTTTGTGCCACCGGCGGTGGAGCCTTTAAGTTTGAGCAGGATTTCCGCGACCAGGTCAACATGAAGCTGGCAAAATTCGATGAACTGGACACGCTCATCAAGGGCATTCTCTTCGCCGATCTGCACAATCGCACGGAGTGCTACTACTACGAAAACGCACGTGACATTCT aaaaagcgaaaagaaacAGTTCAATTTCTCCCAACCGTTTCCGTTTATTCTGGTGAACGTCGGatccggagtctccatcctGGCGGTCTATGGTCCCGACAACTACAAGCGCATTTCGGGCACAAG CTTGGGCGGCGGTACATTCCTCGGTCTGTGTTGTCTACTCACCGGCTGCACATCCTTCGAAGAGGCTATCCAACTGGCTACCAAGGGTGACAATAGGAAGGTTGACAAATTAGTTAAGGACATTTATGGCGGCGATTACAACCGCTTTGGTCTCCCCGGCGATTTGGTGGCGTCAAG CTTTGGCCAGATGCACCTCAACGACAAACGGGTTTCAGTATCACGCGAGGATTTGGCCAACGCCACTCTGGTCACCATAACAAATAATATCGGCTCCATAGCAAGGATGTGTGCGCTGAATGAGAAGATCGATAGG GTCGTCTTTGTGGGCAACTTTCTGCGAGTAAACCCCATTTCCATGAAGCTGCTGGCGTACGCAATGGAGTTCTGGTCCAATGGCACAATGAAGGGTCTTTTCTTGGAGCACGAGGGATACTTTGGTGCTCTGGGTTGCCTGCTCCAGTTCAACGGCGAGCTGGCAGCCGCCCTTAACGACGGGGTGGAGCATCCAATCCACACAGCATCGGATGCAAGCGAAGTAGCACCGACGTCTTCTTCGGCGGACGAACCACCAGAAAAAGCGCCAACAAGCAAACACTCCACTAGATAG
- the LOC6534794 gene encoding pantothenate kinase 3 isoform X3: MMEDEQINLRNQLARAMPWFGMDIGGTLTKLVYFEPKDITPDEQDREAGILRNIRRYLTKNSAYGKTGHRDTHLQMDNVEIRKRRGSLHFIRFQTTDMGNFLSLAKQKGMAELVTTVCATGGGAFKFEQDFRDQVNMKLAKFDELDTLIKGILFADLHNRTECYYYENARDILKSEKKQFNFSQPFPFILVNVGSGVSILAVYGPDNYKRISGTSLGGGTFLGLCCLLTGCTSFEEAIQLATKGDNRKVDKLVKDIYGGDYNRFGLPGDLVASSFGQMHLNDKRVSVSREDLANATLVTITNNIGSIARMCALNEKIDRVVFVGNFLRVNPISMKLLAYAMEFWSNGTMKGLFLEHEGYFGALGCLLQFNGELAAALNDGVEHPIHTASDASEVAPTSSSADEPPEKAPTSKHSTR, encoded by the exons ATGATGGAGGACGAACAGATTAACCTGCGCAATCAGCTGGCGAGGG CGATGCCATGGTTTGGCATGGACATCGGCGGAACCCTCACCAAGTTGGTCTACTTCGAGCCCAAGGACATAACGCCGGATGAGCAGGATCGCGAGGCTGGCATTTTGCGGAACATCCGACGCTACTTGACCAAAAACTCGGCGTACGGCAAAACCGGACATCGTGATACGCACCTACAG ATGGACAATGTGGAGATACGCAAAAGACGTGGCTCCTTGCATTTCATTCGCTTCCAGACCACGGACATGGGCAACTTTCTATCGCTGGCCAAGCAGAAGGGCATGGCCGAGCTGGTGACAACGGTTTGTGCCACCGGCGGTGGAGCCTTTAAGTTTGAGCAGGATTTCCGCGACCAGGTCAACATGAAGCTGGCAAAATTCGATGAACTGGACACGCTCATCAAGGGCATTCTCTTCGCCGATCTGCACAATCGCACGGAGTGCTACTACTACGAAAACGCACGTGACATTCT aaaaagcgaaaagaaacAGTTCAATTTCTCCCAACCGTTTCCGTTTATTCTGGTGAACGTCGGatccggagtctccatcctGGCGGTCTATGGTCCCGACAACTACAAGCGCATTTCGGGCACAAG CTTGGGCGGCGGTACATTCCTCGGTCTGTGTTGTCTACTCACCGGCTGCACATCCTTCGAAGAGGCTATCCAACTGGCTACCAAGGGTGACAATAGGAAGGTTGACAAATTAGTTAAGGACATTTATGGCGGCGATTACAACCGCTTTGGTCTCCCCGGCGATTTGGTGGCGTCAAG CTTTGGCCAGATGCACCTCAACGACAAACGGGTTTCAGTATCACGCGAGGATTTGGCCAACGCCACTCTGGTCACCATAACAAATAATATCGGCTCCATAGCAAGGATGTGTGCGCTGAATGAGAAGATCGATAGG GTCGTCTTTGTGGGCAACTTTCTGCGAGTAAACCCCATTTCCATGAAGCTGCTGGCGTACGCAATGGAGTTCTGGTCCAATGGCACAATGAAGGGTCTTTTCTTGGAGCACGAGGGATACTTTGGTGCTCTGGGTTGCCTGCTCCAGTTCAACGGCGAGCTGGCAGCCGCCCTTAACGACGGGGTGGAGCATCCAATCCACACAGCATCGGATGCAAGCGAAGTAGCACCGACGTCTTCTTCGGCGGACGAACCACCAGAAAAAGCGCCAACAAGCAAACACTCCACTAGATAG
- the LOC6534794 gene encoding pantothenate kinase 3 isoform X2 translates to MPEALHFTSIFDLIIKSAMPWFGMDIGGTLTKLVYFEPKDITPDEQDREAGILRNIRRYLTKNSAYGKTGHRDTHLQMDNVEIRKRRGSLHFIRFQTTDMGNFLSLAKQKGMAELVTTVCATGGGAFKFEQDFRDQVNMKLAKFDELDTLIKGILFADLHNRTECYYYENARDILKSEKKQFNFSQPFPFILVNVGSGVSILAVYGPDNYKRISGTSLGGGTFLGLCCLLTGCTSFEEAIQLATKGDNRKVDKLVKDIYGGDYNRFGLPGDLVASSFGQMHLNDKRVSVSREDLANATLVTITNNIGSIARMCALNEKIDRVVFVGNFLRVNPISMKLLAYAMEFWSNGTMKGLFLEHEGYFGALGCLLQFNGELAAALNDGVEHPIHTASDASEVAPTSSSADEPPEKAPTSKHSTR, encoded by the exons ATGCCGGAGGCGCTACATTTTACATCGATCTTTGATCTCATCATCAAGAGCG CGATGCCATGGTTTGGCATGGACATCGGCGGAACCCTCACCAAGTTGGTCTACTTCGAGCCCAAGGACATAACGCCGGATGAGCAGGATCGCGAGGCTGGCATTTTGCGGAACATCCGACGCTACTTGACCAAAAACTCGGCGTACGGCAAAACCGGACATCGTGATACGCACCTACAG ATGGACAATGTGGAGATACGCAAAAGACGTGGCTCCTTGCATTTCATTCGCTTCCAGACCACGGACATGGGCAACTTTCTATCGCTGGCCAAGCAGAAGGGCATGGCCGAGCTGGTGACAACGGTTTGTGCCACCGGCGGTGGAGCCTTTAAGTTTGAGCAGGATTTCCGCGACCAGGTCAACATGAAGCTGGCAAAATTCGATGAACTGGACACGCTCATCAAGGGCATTCTCTTCGCCGATCTGCACAATCGCACGGAGTGCTACTACTACGAAAACGCACGTGACATTCT aaaaagcgaaaagaaacAGTTCAATTTCTCCCAACCGTTTCCGTTTATTCTGGTGAACGTCGGatccggagtctccatcctGGCGGTCTATGGTCCCGACAACTACAAGCGCATTTCGGGCACAAG CTTGGGCGGCGGTACATTCCTCGGTCTGTGTTGTCTACTCACCGGCTGCACATCCTTCGAAGAGGCTATCCAACTGGCTACCAAGGGTGACAATAGGAAGGTTGACAAATTAGTTAAGGACATTTATGGCGGCGATTACAACCGCTTTGGTCTCCCCGGCGATTTGGTGGCGTCAAG CTTTGGCCAGATGCACCTCAACGACAAACGGGTTTCAGTATCACGCGAGGATTTGGCCAACGCCACTCTGGTCACCATAACAAATAATATCGGCTCCATAGCAAGGATGTGTGCGCTGAATGAGAAGATCGATAGG GTCGTCTTTGTGGGCAACTTTCTGCGAGTAAACCCCATTTCCATGAAGCTGCTGGCGTACGCAATGGAGTTCTGGTCCAATGGCACAATGAAGGGTCTTTTCTTGGAGCACGAGGGATACTTTGGTGCTCTGGGTTGCCTGCTCCAGTTCAACGGCGAGCTGGCAGCCGCCCTTAACGACGGGGTGGAGCATCCAATCCACACAGCATCGGATGCAAGCGAAGTAGCACCGACGTCTTCTTCGGCGGACGAACCACCAGAAAAAGCGCCAACAAGCAAACACTCCACTAGATAG